From the genome of Apium graveolens cultivar Ventura unplaced genomic scaffold, ASM990537v1 ctg4413, whole genome shotgun sequence:
atcaagggatttctactcgaagcagacttcataatctatgtgcattctgtgcttttgttgctgagTTCGAACCAAAGAACGCTCAAGAAGCTTTtgttattcaaatattttcaaacaaatagATTATCTAATCTTATCTCTTCTTTGTTTTTAAAAATCAAACCCGTTAgatttgtgtgtatatatacacATCTTGTTTTTCAGATTCATTTTGTTTTTTCAGATTCAATAAGAGTGCTTATTCCACGTTCTATCTTTATTCTCTGAAAAACTCTTCTTATTCTATTCTCTTGAATATTCTATCAAAGAAGAAGACACATCTCATATTTTCAGATTACACCAAATGATTCCATGTTCTATCTTTATAATCTGAAACACCATTCTTGTTTTATATCTCTTGAATATAGTCAAACAAGaagcctagtttgagttgtaatatTTCATTGTTATCTATTgcgtgtattcatatcaactttgtgtcgggttgtggcaagcttgatttcaaagtatagcaaggtagctagaaggctaaggaatagcagtgggctaggtagcaaggtagtttgggaaagggtttctttcaggtgctatatttgtgatcaaggaaaagactgtaagttcttttattaaagttgatataatacattttctatgctagttggcatggggacttggatgtaggccatagactaggtgtaggggccgaaccaagtgaaaaacttctagtgtttttacttttcagttttcagcattctgcattttaaTTACTGTTATTTATATTCTGCagttaattgagactgtcccattcattgtctcatttgtaaagggactgtcccatttgcataagagactgtcccatttaccttgacagttagaatattatattatctatcgagccatcgaatttcaatATTAACTATCTTATGCTACTGAGAGAATGATACATATATTATTTGTGCCTGTCATGGTAGGTCTATGACTAGCTAAGTGACTGCAGTCGAGTTCATTAACATGCAGGTAGCTGTAGTAATGTTGCCAAACCTCTCTACggatcaaataattcgaattctTACTTCACTTAATCAAGAACATCATCATATATCTTCAGCTCTCTTAATATGGATCTAGTATAGTCAGATGGCTTTTCTTGTTTGTTAAGAGTTTATGTTTTATAGTTTCTCCGTACCTCACCTATAAAATTTGCTAGAACAGTTGTAAGCcatatttatcaaaaaaaaattacagGATAATTCCTTAAATTTTTAGTAAATTAGCCAGAGTAGCTAGATTTGTATTGCAATATAATCTATATATGAAAGAAAGGTTTAGGGTCTGATTATTATAATTAAGAATTTATATGATTAGTTTTGAACAATATATGacataaatttaaaaattatattattatcattattatatTTTACAATATCTTGTAAACCGCTATATTTTTTATACCAATTTCATAATATAAAGTAATTAATTTgactaaaatattattaaatagatAAGCggattttggatttcttttttATATAGAAAGCCCATATTTATATACATTTGAaaagaaaaaaatcaaaagttAGCCAACACTTAGAGCTCACTCAGTATTAACAATCACAACATCAAAATAAAATCTCTCACATGTCCGAGGTATATAGGTACTATATACAATTACAATTTTTCTGCGTTGTCCACAAGGTAATGAGCACGTAATAAAAAGTTAAAGTGAGAAATGTTGGTTGGTTGTCATAATAGATTTATAAATTATAAGTGAAATTATTTGTGAGCTATTTAAATTCGtttcttaaaatatttaatattggAAAATGTGGATAGTAGTCTCATATTGTCAAGTCAATTTGAGCTATAATTTGAGTGAACGAATGTTGTATGCGTGTAACGAGTGACACTTGAATGTTTTCTCCTCCGAAAGAGTTTTCCGAGAAactttgaatcactcaaaatgCCTAATAGATATATGAGATATGGTCGTTCAAAGTTAGCCTCTTAGTAATGGAAATTTGTGGAAGAAAAGATTGTCCCACTGATTTTGCAAAGGAGCATAAATAGCTTTATATATCAAAACACTTATGTAGTGTTAAAATGTGTTACTCATGTATTGCTCCAACACCTACGTGCACGCACAGGAGCTTGCATGCGTGTGCGATGTGTGCGTGTGCGATGTGTGGACACGAATATAGCAGAAAATTGGCCCGAATAAATACGAACTAGTTTTGCTAAATTTAATTTTCACTGGGATTGGGCTTTTTAAAAGTTTAATTCTTTTTTACTACGGATCATTATAATTGATTTGACATAATAATAATTAGATTCAATTACGGATTTGATTTATTAACCAACTGATTAATTAATGCGTGGAGTAGCGCGCACATTTTCTCGAGTCTATATATTATCGTATAAGCTTTAGGGTTATTCATTCGTTCGAAATACAACACACATCCGTCTCCAAAACACAAACTCTACCATTTCTCTGTTCCGGTGATACTTTCTTCCTCCATTCTAGTTCGTCGAATGTGCTATTCGCGTAACATCGTCATTCTCTTATTTTATCCCGGGAGGCTAACTCCTCGCACGTACGGTGTGGACCGTAATAGCTTAAAGGAGACATTTATACGACTGAACTCGAGAACTTCTCCTTCATATCCTTTTTGTATATTTCTTTTATTCGCAAACACACatatattatatgtattaatcgcagattgtggTAACATTTAAATCAATTCTGTAATAATTAGGTCGAGCTCAAATTGGTGCGTACGTAGTGCGGGTTGGTTCGGTTAAAGAATAAAAATCAAACGCAACTTGTGGTTTTCCAATATCTTTATTTGCAACCAAATCGCAACCAACTTGCGGTTGGAGCTGCTCAAGCTATTAGAATTATTTAACGAGCCGAGTAGGAGTTTCAAATTACTAGGCTAGGTTTATCGAGtctctattatttttaattttttttataattatatttttatgttaatgttcaatattttttttatatatttaatcgATCAGATTTATGAACCGATCATATTTTGAATTTTTGTCAATATTTTGTGAAATTGATTCGAATTTTTGAAATGAACACCAACTTATCGAACTTTTATGAGCCGAAATTCGAGTTTGAAATTGAAGATTCGATTAAACTCAAGATCGAGTCCGGATCCAAATATTTTTAGTCGATTTCGAGCCGAGCCCCTAGTTGCCACCTCGATATTGGAAGGAGCGGTGTGCAGAAATTTTATTGAGCACAAACATGCAGAAGTAATAATGCAACAGAATAATGCTCAGTGAAAACTATGTAGTTTCTTGTAACTATATATCAATTAACCTGTAAGGGCAACTAATTTTAAAGAAGGGGTTTTTTTATACTCCCTCTTGTCacatttttttttatcattcAAATTAATCAACTTTTTATTAAAAAGTTCATTTTTATCATTCTAATCATTAattttttatcaaaaattaaaaattactcttatattattttaaaatactaaaaattatatattaaagtagagtaaatattttttttaataatataactttttttattttattcaattataaaataataataaattacaGTTAAAATTTGGTAATCTTGACCGTTCGGAAAAAGAGGGACGGAGAAAATATTTGTCCGTGGGCACATTCTTAGTAAATTTGGTTCATTTTGAATAGTGTAGATCACTATTAAAATTTAGATGAAGTTAGCATACATCTACAAGATCCCTGACATGTCCTAACTGAAAAATTTGGGGGTCTTTTTTATTCTTTCTACTCTTCTCTCTCCCCTAATATCTTAATTTGAGAATTATGATGCATTCTTATAGCTATGCTACCAACCTTATTTGTATTGCACGTAACCTCCACCACGAGCATTGTAATGTTCTTCCACCGTTTTGGTAAGATAAACAGGAGGCAAATCAGGCACACCAAAACTTTTCTTATCTTTCATCATTTTTACAGCATCACTTTTCTTCAGTTCGGTCATTCGAATAGGTGGCCTGTTACGACGCTGATCGCGAGTATAGTACTGGATATCATAAACAGTTTCTGGATCAGAGGTGGGCACAATGGGATTGGTTGGTGGTATTGCAGGCGAAAAAACTCGAACATCTTTAAGAGTTGGAATGGCAGTTTTGTATTCGGGACTTGAGCATGGTCCAGTTATTTCCCAtggtgttttaatgtattttcttaGGGTTTTAAATAGTGATTTCATTGTTGATGGAATCGCCTGAACAATTTTTGGGATTTGTTATTCATTAAAGAATGTGAATGAAGTTTTCAACTCCTTTATTAACGGATATTTACCGGGCTAGAAGGATAGTGTCCCTAGGAGACAATACTTACCATTGCATGTATAGCAATGCTACATGTTTAAAATGTAGATGTCCCAAATATTGTTACAAAAatgtttaaatttaaattaaatttaaattttgacAAAGTCATTTTGTTATCTAGCATTATTCATTTCGAGAAATCAATTCCAGAAAGACAAGATTTTTTACtaaataatacataaatcaaattatttcatttttttattgGCAGGAATCATATAAATAGGGCTCCTTTCATTTATGAAGAATAGTTAAATAGGAATTATAGAGTTCATGGAGTGTCATCCAAGAGTTTCAATATTTTTGAAAAGAGAAATAAAAAATTTTGTTAATAGCTTTGTCAACCCTAATAACATTTATATTTATTTGTACCTC
Proteins encoded in this window:
- the LOC141701808 gene encoding uncharacterized protein LOC141701808 yields the protein MKSLFKTLRKYIKTPWEITGPCSSPEYKTAIPTLKDVRVFSPAIPPTNPIVPTSDPETVYDIQYYTRDQRRNRPPIRMTELKKSDAVKMMKDKKSFGVPDLPPVYLTKTVEEHYNARGGGYVQYK